One Coffea eugenioides isolate CCC68of chromosome 2, Ceug_1.0, whole genome shotgun sequence genomic window, TATCTTCACCTTTTCTTGcctcctctctttctctctctctcactacTCTCTAGTCCTCTTCTTCACACTCTGCAAAGACAGACCTTTTTAAGCCTCCTTTTTTGCCCttttctctgtctctctctaTCTATTCTCTTCCTCTTTTCCTGCTTTTCTAAGTCATGAACAAAAGCTTTTCACAAGTCAAGCACTCATCAGAGATTCAGACACCAGCCGATGAACAGCTAAAAACCCTTCTAAACTAGGGTTCCCATAAGGCATTTCTCTTCTTCTGCCCTTGTAGAGCAAGAGAAAAAGagggtttttttctttttttgtttgttggCTTTGTTTGATTTAAAGGGGGGAGAGAGAGGGATTGAGAAGGAAGTGCTAAGCAGCAAGAAAAGGTTTTTGTGCTTTgccttctttctctttctttctctctgaGAAAACACACAAAAAGCTTTCTCTAGAGAGGAAGTTGGAGACATTTGGATTTAGTCCTCGTGTCTCCTCTACCTCTCTCTTACTATTTTCATTTCTATTCTTTTCCCATATCTCTTTTTGGgcttttaaactttttttatttgttgCATATCTATCTATTTAATCACATACGTTGACACCCAATTTTTCCGGTTTGATGTAATTTTTGCTGTCTTAAAACTTCACTTGTCTTTCTTAATTCTcactttgaaaacaagagagtGGCGTGAAATTCATGAATGCGTTTCCCATGTACACCTACTACAAACGAAATAACCCAAGTCCATTCTTGAGCTAGAGCGATATTTACCATACACATATCTCTATAAAGGTGAGAAGGAGGGAAAAAAGGAAGGATTATTTGATGAATTTTGGGGGATTTCTTGATAACAATTCAGTTGGTGGCGGCGGTGCAAAAATCGTTGCCGACATACCTTACAGCGACAGCAGCAACCACAACAACAACAACGTTAACAGCAGCAATACAAACATGCCCGCAAGTGCTGCAATTGCTCAGCCGCGCCTCGCTACTCAATCTCTTTCCAAGTCCATGTTCTCCTCTCCTGGCCTCTCCCTCGCCCTTGTACAACTTCTATGGGATCCCTTctcatcattttccttttcaaacttGTATATGATTAGGTAGAttaactttttattttattttttttaaaaattttttggtttGGACAGCAAACGAGTTTGGAGGGGCAAGAGGTGAGGAGAATGTCCGAAAACTACGAGTCCAATATGAATATTGGAAGGAGAAGCAGAGATGAAGAGCACGAGAGCAGATCTGGGAGTGATAACATGGAGGGTGGATCAGGAGATGATCAAGATGCTGCCGACAAGCCACCAAGGAAGAAGAGATACCATCGCCACACCCCCCAACAAATCCAAGAACTTGAAGCGTATACTCTCTCTCTAGACATATAACTattctttttccccaaaaaaaaaaaaagccttttgttttttccaaattttttggTGTTTGTGCTAATTCAGAAGGattgctttttatttttttttgttgacctATTTTTTGCAGTCTCTTCAAAGAGTGTCCTCATCCCGATGAGAAACAAAGGTTGGAGCTCAGCAAAAGGCTTTGCTTGGAGACTAGACAAGTTAAGTTTTGGTTTCAGAATAGAAGAAcacaaatgaaggtaaaaattcCCCATAATAAAAGCAATCTCAaggtttgaattttttttttatttttttcgagttCTTTGGCCATGACCGAAAAAGTTTGTTGATTGATTGCACCAGACACAACTCGAGAGGCATGAGAATTCAATCCTCAGGCAAGAAAATGATAAGCTTCGCGCGGAAAATATGTCAATAAGAGAGGCCATGAGGAATCCAATTTGCACCAACTGTGGTGGTCCTGCAATAATTGGCGAAGTCTCCCTAGAGGAGCAACATCTGAGGATTGAAAATGCACGATTGAAGGACGAATTGGACCGAGTTTGTGCACTTGCTGGAAAGTTTTTAGGCCGTCCCATATCGTCCTCGGCCGCATCCATGGCTCCTCCATTGCCCAATTCCAGTTTGGAGCTCGGGGTCGGAGGAAACGGATTTGCTAGCTTAAGCACTGTCCCAGCAACACTGCCGTTAGGCCCTCCAGATTTCGGGGTCGGAATCGGAAACCCTTTATCCTTGATGGCGGGTCCGACTAAAGCAGCGGCAACAACTGCCGGGACGGGCATTGAAAGATCATTGGAGAAATCCATGTACTTGGAGCTGGCTTTGGCGGCAATGAATGAACTGGTGAAATTGGCACAAACAGATGAGCCCCTTTGGCTGAGGAGCCTGGAAGGCGGTAGAGAAATACTGAATCATGAGGAGTACATGAGAACATTTACTCCTTGCATTGGCGTGAAACCCACTGGCTTTGTTACCGAGGCCTCCAGAGAAACCGGCATGGTGATTATCAACAGCTTGGCTCTCGTGGAGACATTAATGGATGCGGTGAGTTAATTGAATTATGATGGGGTCTGTCTTAGATTTGATTTAACTTTAGGTGGCATGATTCATGATTATGTTGTCCAAAATTCCTTGCCTTGCCTGGAATTTTGTGCTAGTGATTAGTATTATGACTGCCATAGCTCCTCGCTTTTTCGCGGGCAATTAATTCTGGTACTTTTTGACTCTGATAGAACAAATGGGCGGAGATGTTTCCTTGTATGATTGCAAGAACCTCGACCACAGATGTGATATCAGGTGGAATGGGAGGAACCAGAAATGGTGCACTTCAGCTGGTAACGTGCCATTATTTATTTCTGTGGCAGCTTTCGTTTTAATGAATCAACAACATATATTTCTTGAATTCATTTTTTTCTAATAACGTGCCatcatttctttctttattttctggCAGATGCACGGGGAACTGCAAGTTCTTTCGCCATTGGTTCCAGTTCGTGAGGTGAATTTCCTCCGGTTTTGCAAGCAGCATGCAGAGGGGGTGTGGGCTGTGGTGGACGTGTCCGTTGATTCCATCCGGGAAACTTCCGGTGGTGGTGCGTCACCGACATTTCCCCGTAGTAGAAGGCTTCCTTCTGGTTGTTTAGTGGAAGATATGCCCAATGGCTACTCCAAAGtgagtttttctcttttcttttctttttttttttccctcaccGGCCCTAATATATGAAGGCCGTAaaatcttttttcctttttatttccaTTGGATGGATATATCCTTTTGAAGGTACATATTTCAAGTACTCATGATACCCTGAGGGTAGGGTTTTatgtttaatgatttttttttttttccaaatgttTAATGAGTTGGTTGTAGGAATTGCAATCTGGAGGCGTAGTTGAGGAAACTAGCTAGCTAGAGAAATTGGTGGGTTTTTCTACCCGGTCAAAGTCTTGAGCCATTTCACTTTTCACTCCCCTCCCCCCCATCTCTCCTCTCCATTATTCTCAGTGATAGAGAGTTTGTCTTTTTCCTTCTTCGGAGTAAATCAGTCGGTGGGAAAAAGAGCATTCTTTCTACCTTACAGCTTCATGCTTACCTCACaatttcatgaaaaattttGTATAGATACATTTTCTGTCAAAGTTGAAATATAAAAGCATTATTATTCTTACTTTGAGTAGGTAGGATTCAGGATTCAGGATTCAGGATTCAGGATTCAGGATTCAAGATTCAAGTCTAGTAAGATGTTCAAGCTGCATGGATTTCTTTATAGTATATTGAATCCAGGATGATTTATTATTGGACGTCTGGATTTGCTTAAGATGAGGAAGTTAATTAGTACTAGTACGTATGGTGAAGTAGCAGTCAgtagtattattattatatacTACTACTTATATAATTTTATGAGGACAGTAGAAGCGGGAATCGAGGCCACCTTCCTCCATAACAACAACAATGATTTAATAACCGGATGGAAGCCTCCATTACTTAAAATTTAGCACCTAGGGACACATTAATTTCATATGATTTGGAGGAAAAAGGCTTCGTAATCCCCCAAACTTTGGCGAgattattataaaaaattaaaaaaaaaatgatttgatGTTTCTATTCCAACTTCTGATGCTGTCTCGATCATCCCTCCAGGCAATATTAAAGTCTTGCAACTGTGCACTATCTGGTTCCAGCTTCATGATGTGTTTGTTTCTctactctatatatatatataagaccTTTTTAGTCAAACCCTGAGActggctgttttttttttttttgttgtcacGTGAGGACCTAAAAGGCTTTGGGCGCAGTGATTTAGTTAATTTGGTGGTAAGTAGTGAAGCTAGTTGTTGTAATTGTAGTGCTTGCTactagtgaaaaaaaaaaaaaaaaagaccagtCAGTAGTGTCTTTGGTACATACATGCATGTCTCCCTCTTGCCTCGTGCCTTCAAATcttgcaaaatttttttgtcTGCCTATATATTTTATGTCCTCTTCCCTTCCCTGCCGGGGTTCTATCTTGTCCGTCTTTGAACCTAGACCCCAGCAATTCCCAATATTTGTCCGGTACCATGATGTCAATCGGGATTCCATTCATTATATAGCTCTtccattttgttttttttggcaCTTTCAGAATTGCCTAATTGTCATGCCGTCGACAATTATCTGGTCAAAGCATGGAGGACAAAATGTTATTGATCTTCATCTTTCCATTCTTCACTAGCTTGACTTCATCTCATCTCACATAGAAGACTAGTTAAACACTACTGTTGTTGACGATAAGAAGATGGTTGGCTCGACTTTCCATTTGGGCTTGAGACGACATAATTAAAGATGAAGTTGGTTTAAAGATAGACGCCAactaagaaaccaaaaaaagtAAATTGCCAAAGCTAGACGTTTACGACTTTTTAATACATCAGTTGGTTGGAAATATATAAAATCTGCGCTTGTGTTTGTGTTTGTGTTTGTGTGATCCTGGTGCATGCACGTTGCTCGGAACTTAATTCACAATCAATCAATAATGTGTTGCTGTCCAGGTTACTTGGGTAGAACATGCTGAATACGACGAATCTATGATCCACCAACTCTACCGCCCGTTGATCGGTGCCGGAATGGGGTTCGGCTCTCAGAGATGGATCGCCACCCTCCAACGCCAGTGCGAGTGCCTCGCCATCCTCATGTCCTCCAGCGTCGCACCCCGGGATCACACCGGTACACAAATCTCTCTCAATCAAATactaatactactactactatgtTGTTAATTATTAAGtacgagttttttttttttactacaaTGTGGGATGAAAACgaaatcaaaaaaaaagaaaaaggaaaagtttctcTATTACATTATTATAAATAcgtttttttcaattaattttttaaatcatttgaACTATCTTTATACGTCGCATACACCAAATCACGATGACCAGTAATACGAttttcaaataatcttctatccaaAAAACAAACGGACGGCAAAATTGTATCGCTGCAAGTGTTTGCTAAATCGGAAAACGACATGCAGCAATAACTGCAAGTGGGAGGAGAAGCATGTTGAAGCTGGCGCAGCGGATGACTGATAACTTTTGTGCCGGCGTCTGTGCTTCGACGGTGCACAAATGGAACAAACTGTGTGCCGGCAATGTGGACGAGGATGTCCGAGTGATGACCCGAAAGAGCGTGGACGATCCCGGCGAGCCACCGGGCATTGTTTTGAGCGCAGCCACGTCCGTTTGGCTCCCCGTTTCCCCGCAGAGACTCTTTGATTTTCTCCGCGATGAACGCCTCCGGAGTGAATGGGACATCTTATCCAACGGTGGTCCCATGCAAGAAATGGCCCATATTGCCAAAGGTCAAGATCACGGCAACTGCGTTTCCCTCCTCCGTGCTAGTGTAAATatttctctctctatctctacCTTCCCTACCTCAAATCTaatcaattttattttcttttaaatatccTGATATCCCTGTGAAAAAAGGGGCTCCAATTTATCCCTGATATATAGTCCACATCCATCCACAGTTGCACTAATCTTGCAGACTTAGATGTACCAACACGTGTGTTGCCTTgtttatattttcattttttctaaaaaaaaaaattttactttttcgtgaacattttttttcaatcatctcGTATACATTAAATTGTtacagtatatatatatatatatatatttatttataaaactctAAAAAATATCAATCCAAACGGCTTAAATAACTCCAAAGGTAATGTAGTGCATGGGATCGAGCAGCCAAACCTCCAAGATTTTTAGAATTCCTAGATTGTTTCTagcaagaaatgaaaaaaaaaatagtaataatattaatttttgcCCAATATTAAGCGTTAGgcaccaattttttttttttttttttttggggtttagACATCTATGCTAAGTAGTATATTTTTCTTCCTGAATTATTTATTATTGGCATGGGTAATAATAAGAAGTTGAAAAGGTTGAAAGACCCACAAGTCCATATGATTTTTGGGTAATAGTGGTCCTGGATAAAACTCATAAAAGGACAAATGCGTCACTTGGAAGTTTCTTTCAGGACAACCGGATTGAGATCCAATGGTTCTGGCTCAGATTtaacttttctttttgtaaacATATAAAAGTCAAAGCACTTGACACCTGTCAGCTTCATGGGTCAGCCCATGACCTAAAAGGGTACCGGTTcgtgaaaagtgaaaagtccCGCCAGAAGTTGACTAACTTGCCTCGGGGCGGACGCTGACGTGTGatctttattttttgaaaaaagaaaaaagaatggcATATTGTGTTAATATTACCAAGACTGAGGGGGGATATTGCTTTGCGTTTTGCAGGCTATGAACGCGAACCAGAGTAGCATGCTGATACTGCAGGAGACATGCATAGACGCGGCGGGGTCGCTTGTGGTGTACGCGCCCGTTGACATTCCAGCAATGCACGTGGTGATGAACGGTGGGGATTCCGCATACGTTGCCCTGCTCCCCTCGGGATTTGCTATCGTACCTGACGGCCCAGGTTCTCGTGGGCCCCTTCCCAATGGTCTGACAAACGGCCCCACCAGCCACAGAGTTAGTGGGTCCCTCTTGACCGTGGCCTTCCAGATTTTGGTGAATAGTCTCCCTACAGCCAAGCTCACTGTAGAATCCGTGGAGACCGTCAACAATCTCATTTCTTGCACCGTACAGAAAATCAAGGCTGCTCTTCACTGCGAAAGCTGACtcaggaaggaaggaaggacaGTACTATTTTGAGCCAATTAGTcttttttataataataaaaaagaaaatctgaCGTGGGCATGTTGTATGGTCTTGTCATATAGGcttttttatattaaaaaaaatttttttttttggtttgtttgtTTATCGGGAGTGGAAAATTCTTAAGTAGATCTTGTTTATTGTAAATTATGCATTTAGAATCTTGTATTATTGTGCATTAATGGCTTGTACTCTTCCATAGCGTACAACGTAGATGCATCTAATACAAGTACTTCATGCATGGTTAATGCAATAGACAAAATTTACTTCGGAATGGTAGTTGGTGTGTTTTGCTTGGGGGTCTGGTCTTCTAAAGTAGTATTGGGGGGgttttgttgggggggggggggggggtggttgGGTGGGGTGTTGGGGTGAGTCA contains:
- the LOC113761295 gene encoding homeobox-leucine zipper protein ANTHOCYANINLESS 2; the protein is MNFGGFLDNNSVGGGGAKIVADIPYSDSSNHNNNNVNSSNTNMPASAAIAQPRLATQSLSKSMFSSPGLSLALQTSLEGQEVRRMSENYESNMNIGRRSRDEEHESRSGSDNMEGGSGDDQDAADKPPRKKRYHRHTPQQIQELEALFKECPHPDEKQRLELSKRLCLETRQVKFWFQNRRTQMKTQLERHENSILRQENDKLRAENMSIREAMRNPICTNCGGPAIIGEVSLEEQHLRIENARLKDELDRVCALAGKFLGRPISSSAASMAPPLPNSSLELGVGGNGFASLSTVPATLPLGPPDFGVGIGNPLSLMAGPTKAAATTAGTGIERSLEKSMYLELALAAMNELVKLAQTDEPLWLRSLEGGREILNHEEYMRTFTPCIGVKPTGFVTEASRETGMVIINSLALVETLMDANKWAEMFPCMIARTSTTDVISGGMGGTRNGALQLMHGELQVLSPLVPVREVNFLRFCKQHAEGVWAVVDVSVDSIRETSGGGASPTFPRSRRLPSGCLVEDMPNGYSKVTWVEHAEYDESMIHQLYRPLIGAGMGFGSQRWIATLQRQCECLAILMSSSVAPRDHTAITASGRRSMLKLAQRMTDNFCAGVCASTVHKWNKLCAGNVDEDVRVMTRKSVDDPGEPPGIVLSAATSVWLPVSPQRLFDFLRDERLRSEWDILSNGGPMQEMAHIAKGQDHGNCVSLLRASAMNANQSSMLILQETCIDAAGSLVVYAPVDIPAMHVVMNGGDSAYVALLPSGFAIVPDGPGSRGPLPNGLTNGPTSHRVSGSLLTVAFQILVNSLPTAKLTVESVETVNNLISCTVQKIKAALHCES